A region from the Lysobacter antibioticus genome encodes:
- a CDS encoding DUF1244 domain-containing protein, protein MSHTPPPDHPPQDHETLAIEAAAFRRLIAHLMHERSDVQNIDLMILAGFCRNCLADWYREAADARGIAMSKDEAREAVYGMPFAQWKAQHQKDATPEQLAAFEAAQKQHG, encoded by the coding sequence ATGAGCCATACCCCGCCCCCCGACCATCCCCCGCAGGACCACGAGACCCTGGCGATCGAGGCCGCCGCCTTCCGGCGCCTGATTGCCCATCTGATGCACGAACGCAGCGACGTGCAGAACATCGACCTGATGATCCTGGCCGGCTTCTGCCGCAACTGCCTGGCCGACTGGTACCGCGAAGCCGCCGACGCGCGCGGCATCGCCATGAGCAAGGACGAAGCCCGCGAGGCCGTCTACGGCATGCCGTTCGCGCAATGGAAGGCGCAGCACCAGAAAGACGCCACTCCGGAGCAGTTGGCCGCCTTCGAGGCCGCGCAGAAACAGCACGGCTAA
- the guaB gene encoding IMP dehydrogenase, giving the protein MLRIQAEALTYDDVSLVPAHSIVLPKDVNLSTRLTRDLSIRLPILSAAMDTVSEARLAIALAQLGGISIIHKNMSLEAQAAQVAQVKKFEAGVIREPFTVGPETTIGEVLKLTRARNISGVPVVDGGQLVGIVTSRDMRFETKLDDPVRHIMTKRDRLITVQEGASDDEVLQLLHRHRIEKILVVNDGFELRGLITVKDIQKKTDNPNAAKDSAERLLVGAAVGVGGDTEARVEALAAAGVDVVVVDTAHGHSQGVLDRVKWVKTRFPQLQVIGGNIVTGDAALALMDHGADAVKVGVGPGSICTTRVVAGVGVPQVTAVAMVAEALQDRIPLIADGGIRYSGDIGKALVAGASTVMVGGLFAGTEEAPGDIELFQGRSYKSYRGMGSLGAMEQGSKDRYFQDASDADKLVPEGIEGRVPYRGPLHGVVHQLAGGLRATMGYVGCATIEDMRKKPSFVRITNAGARESHVHDVQITKEPPNYRAG; this is encoded by the coding sequence ATGCTGCGCATCCAGGCTGAAGCGCTTACTTACGACGATGTGTCCCTCGTCCCCGCGCATTCGATCGTCCTGCCTAAGGACGTAAACCTCTCGACCCGCCTGACCCGCGACCTGTCGATTCGCTTGCCGATCCTGTCGGCGGCGATGGACACCGTCAGCGAGGCCCGCCTCGCGATCGCGTTGGCCCAGCTCGGCGGCATCAGCATCATCCACAAGAACATGAGCCTGGAAGCCCAGGCCGCGCAGGTCGCCCAGGTCAAGAAGTTCGAGGCCGGGGTGATCCGCGAGCCGTTCACCGTCGGTCCGGAAACGACCATCGGCGAAGTGCTCAAGCTGACCCGTGCGCGCAACATCTCCGGCGTGCCGGTGGTCGACGGCGGCCAGCTGGTCGGCATCGTCACCAGCCGCGACATGCGCTTCGAGACCAAGCTCGACGATCCGGTGCGCCACATCATGACCAAGCGCGACCGCTTGATCACGGTGCAGGAAGGCGCCAGCGACGACGAAGTGCTGCAGCTGCTGCACCGTCACCGCATCGAGAAGATCCTGGTGGTCAACGACGGCTTCGAGCTGCGCGGCCTGATCACGGTCAAGGACATCCAGAAGAAGACCGACAACCCCAACGCCGCCAAGGACAGCGCCGAACGGCTGCTGGTCGGCGCGGCGGTCGGCGTCGGCGGCGACACCGAAGCGCGCGTCGAAGCGCTGGCTGCGGCCGGCGTGGACGTGGTCGTGGTCGATACCGCCCACGGCCATTCGCAGGGCGTGCTCGACCGGGTCAAGTGGGTCAAGACCCGCTTCCCGCAGTTGCAGGTCATCGGCGGCAACATCGTCACCGGCGACGCGGCATTGGCGCTGATGGATCACGGCGCGGACGCGGTCAAGGTCGGCGTCGGCCCCGGTTCGATCTGCACCACGCGCGTGGTCGCCGGCGTCGGCGTGCCCCAGGTCACCGCGGTGGCGATGGTCGCCGAGGCTCTGCAGGACCGCATTCCGCTGATCGCCGACGGCGGCATCCGCTATTCGGGCGACATCGGCAAGGCGCTGGTCGCCGGCGCCTCCACGGTCATGGTCGGCGGCCTGTTCGCCGGCACCGAGGAAGCGCCGGGCGATATCGAACTGTTCCAGGGCCGCAGCTACAAGAGCTACCGCGGCATGGGCAGCCTCGGCGCGATGGAGCAGGGCTCCAAGGACCGCTATTTCCAGGACGCGTCCGACGCCGACAAGCTCGTGCCCGAAGGCATCGAAGGCCGCGTGCCGTATCGCGGCCCGCTGCACGGCGTGGTGCACCAGTTGGCCGGCGGTCTGCGCGCGACCATGGGTTATGTCGGCTGCGCGACCATCGAGGACATGCGCAAGAAGCCCAGCTTCGTGCGCATCACCAACGCCGGTGCGCGCGAAAGCCACGTCCACGATGTACAGATCACTAAAGAACCGCCGAATTACCGGGCGGGTTGA
- a CDS encoding DUF1993 domain-containing protein codes for MTLSLYDISVPSLLRGLDTLSHLLDKGQAHAQEQGIEVEQLLGGRLAPDMYTLTRQVQAASDAAKFGAARLGGIAPPSFPDTETTLDELRARIVRTQEFVRSVPRESIDGQEQREIVIRPPNAPELKFVAADYIRFFVLPNFYFHLTTAYGILRHQGVALRKPDFLAAGSI; via the coding sequence ATGACTCTATCCTTGTACGACATCTCGGTACCCAGCCTGTTGCGCGGTCTCGACACGCTTTCGCACTTGCTCGACAAAGGCCAGGCGCATGCGCAGGAGCAGGGCATCGAGGTCGAGCAGTTGCTCGGCGGTCGGCTCGCCCCCGACATGTACACGCTGACCCGCCAGGTGCAGGCGGCCAGCGATGCGGCCAAGTTCGGCGCCGCGCGCCTGGGCGGCATCGCGCCGCCGAGTTTCCCCGACACCGAAACCACCCTGGACGAGCTGCGCGCGCGCATCGTGCGTACCCAGGAGTTCGTGCGCAGCGTGCCGCGCGAGAGCATCGACGGCCAGGAGCAGCGCGAGATCGTGATCCGCCCGCCCAACGCGCCCGAGCTCAAGTTCGTCGCCGCCGACTACATCCGTTTCTTCGTGCTGCCGAACTTCTATTTCCACCTGACCACCGCCTACGGGATCCTGCGCCACCAGGGCGTGGCCCTGCGCAAGCCGGATTTCCTCGCCGCCGGCTCGATCTGA
- a CDS encoding DUF2272 domain-containing protein: protein MFRSLVFACLWLSAGAAVAADACPALRGQTAAPDAATRIAAAACTENLQWFRPFIDVQGRLASATLSEAETSRLEDGATETWRRTVSYWRDTGLLQRMAGFAGATQCSDPYGGSYPAVACRAFLVDNPWSAAFVSYVMMKAAVPGFRPSASHYDYVRDAYRTPDQSPFQYLDPSTARPAAGDLLCAVRSGNRVYGYEGLVAALDGVNGALNMHCDIVVAVNPGNDGKAYLIGGNVQQGATMRIMAVNRNGEFWPLPRRSETQVECSPDTASACDMNKLDWAALLKLKPEASLAQLAPAIPLYVPQMAPPAPTPQGCCVQCVVGSGVPRCPNPNAPGVRPQQE, encoded by the coding sequence ATGTTCCGTTCGCTCGTGTTCGCCTGTCTGTGGTTGTCGGCGGGTGCCGCCGTCGCCGCCGACGCCTGTCCGGCGTTGCGCGGGCAGACTGCAGCGCCGGATGCGGCCACCCGCATCGCCGCGGCCGCCTGCACCGAGAACCTGCAATGGTTCCGTCCCTTCATCGACGTGCAGGGGCGCCTGGCCAGCGCGACCCTCAGCGAAGCCGAGACCAGCCGGCTCGAGGACGGCGCCACCGAGACCTGGCGCCGCACCGTCAGTTACTGGCGCGACACCGGTCTGCTGCAGCGCATGGCGGGTTTCGCCGGCGCGACCCAATGCAGCGATCCCTATGGCGGCAGCTATCCGGCGGTCGCCTGCCGGGCCTTCCTGGTCGATAACCCCTGGTCGGCCGCGTTCGTGTCCTACGTGATGATGAAAGCCGCGGTCCCCGGGTTCCGGCCGTCCGCCAGTCATTACGACTACGTCCGCGATGCCTACCGCACGCCCGACCAGAGCCCGTTCCAGTACCTGGACCCGAGCACCGCGCGCCCCGCGGCGGGCGATCTGTTGTGCGCGGTGCGTTCGGGCAACCGCGTCTACGGTTACGAAGGCCTGGTCGCCGCGCTCGATGGCGTCAACGGCGCGCTCAACATGCATTGCGACATCGTCGTCGCGGTCAATCCCGGCAACGACGGCAAGGCCTATCTGATCGGCGGCAACGTCCAGCAGGGCGCGACCATGCGGATCATGGCGGTCAACCGCAACGGCGAGTTCTGGCCCTTGCCCCGGCGCAGCGAGACCCAGGTCGAGTGTTCGCCCGACACGGCTTCTGCCTGCGACATGAACAAGTTGGACTGGGCGGCGCTGCTCAAACTCAAGCCCGAGGCCTCGCTGGCCCAGCTCGCGCCGGCGATTCCCTTGTACGTCCCGCAGATGGCGCCGCCGGCGCCGACCCCGCAGGGCTGCTGCGTGCAGTGCGTGGTGGGCTCGGGCGTGCCGCGTTGCCCGAATCCGAATGCGCCGGGAGTGCGGCCGCAGCAGGAGTGA
- the guaA gene encoding glutamine-hydrolyzing GMP synthase has product MTDIHSDKILILDFGAQYTQLIARRIRELGVYCEIWAWDHDPAEIAAYGAKGIILSGGPESTTEHGSPRAPQQVFDAGLPILGICYGMQTMAKQLGGETEAADQREFGHAEVSLVAHCRLFDGLKDHPGSPPRLDVWMSHGDHVSKAPEGFVVTAKTDRIPVAAFADDARRWYGVQFHPEVTHTKQGQTLLRRFVVDICGCQTLWTAAHIIEDQIERVRALVGSDEVILGLSGGVDSSVVAALLHKAIGDQLTCVFVDTGLLRYNEGDQVMAMFAEHMGVKVVRVNAADRYFDKLAGVSDPEAKRKIIGNLFVDIFDEESNKLANAKWLAQGTIYPDVIESAGSKTGKAHVIKSHHNVGGLPEHMKLGLVEPLRELFKDEVRRLGVELGLPREMVYRHPFPGPGLGVRILGEVKREYAELLAKADHIFIDELRKAGLYDKTSQAFAVFLPVKSVGVVGDARAYEWVIALRAVETIDFMTAHWAHLPYDFLGTVSNRIINELRGVSRVVYDISGKPPATIEWE; this is encoded by the coding sequence ATGACCGATATCCATAGCGACAAGATCCTGATCCTCGACTTCGGCGCGCAGTACACCCAGCTGATCGCGCGCCGCATCCGCGAACTCGGCGTGTATTGCGAAATCTGGGCCTGGGACCACGATCCGGCCGAAATCGCCGCCTACGGCGCCAAGGGCATCATTCTTTCCGGCGGCCCCGAGTCGACCACCGAGCACGGCTCGCCGCGCGCGCCGCAGCAGGTCTTCGACGCCGGCCTGCCGATCCTGGGCATCTGCTACGGCATGCAGACCATGGCCAAGCAGCTCGGCGGCGAAACCGAGGCCGCGGACCAACGCGAATTCGGCCATGCCGAAGTGTCGCTGGTCGCGCACTGCCGCTTGTTCGACGGCCTGAAGGACCATCCGGGCTCGCCGCCGCGTCTCGACGTGTGGATGAGCCACGGCGACCACGTCTCCAAGGCGCCGGAAGGTTTCGTCGTCACTGCCAAGACCGACCGCATCCCGGTCGCCGCCTTCGCCGACGACGCCCGTCGCTGGTACGGCGTGCAGTTCCATCCCGAGGTCACCCACACCAAGCAGGGCCAGACCCTGCTGCGCCGCTTCGTGGTCGACATCTGCGGCTGCCAGACCTTGTGGACCGCCGCGCATATCATCGAAGACCAGATCGAGCGCGTACGCGCCCTGGTCGGCAGCGACGAGGTCATCCTCGGCCTGTCCGGCGGCGTCGACTCCTCGGTCGTGGCCGCGTTGCTGCACAAGGCCATCGGCGACCAGCTGACCTGTGTGTTCGTCGACACCGGCCTGCTGCGCTACAACGAAGGCGACCAGGTGATGGCGATGTTCGCCGAGCACATGGGCGTCAAGGTCGTACGCGTCAATGCCGCCGACCGCTACTTCGACAAGCTCGCCGGGGTCAGCGACCCGGAAGCCAAGCGCAAGATCATCGGCAACCTGTTCGTCGACATTTTCGACGAAGAGTCGAACAAGCTCGCCAACGCCAAGTGGCTGGCACAGGGCACGATCTATCCCGACGTGATCGAGTCGGCCGGCAGCAAAACCGGCAAGGCTCACGTCATCAAGAGCCATCACAACGTCGGCGGCCTGCCCGAGCACATGAAGCTCGGCCTGGTCGAGCCGCTGCGCGAGTTGTTCAAGGACGAAGTGCGCCGCCTCGGCGTCGAACTCGGCCTGCCGCGCGAGATGGTGTATCGCCATCCGTTCCCGGGTCCGGGCCTGGGCGTGCGCATCCTCGGCGAAGTGAAGCGCGAATACGCCGAGCTGCTGGCCAAGGCCGACCACATCTTCATCGACGAACTGCGCAAGGCCGGTCTGTACGACAAGACCAGCCAGGCCTTCGCGGTGTTCCTGCCGGTGAAATCGGTCGGCGTGGTCGGCGACGCCCGCGCCTACGAGTGGGTGATCGCGTTGCGCGCGGTCGAGACCATCGACTTCATGACCGCGCATTGGGCGCACCTGCCGTACGATTTCCTCGGCACGGTGTCCAACCGCATCATCAACGAACTGCGCGGCGTCTCGCGCGTGGTCTACGACATCAGCGGTAAGCCGCCGGCTACGATCGAGTGGGAGTGA
- the folD gene encoding bifunctional methylenetetrahydrofolate dehydrogenase/methenyltetrahydrofolate cyclohydrolase FolD codes for MTSTPHSAHPARILDGKRIAEDLLDNLKAQVDARIAAGQSRPGLAVVLVGNDPASSVYVRNKRRAAQKVGIRAIDYDLPADTSDEQLLALIDRLNADPEVHGILVQLPLPDRRDATALIHRIDPRKDVDGFHPENVGHLVLRQFGLRPCTPRGITTLLGYTDRPVRGQSATIVGVSNHVGRPMALELMIAGCTVTSCHKFTPPEVLEASVRGADILVVAVGRPQLIPGEWVKPGAVVIDVGINRLDDGRLVGDVGFDAAAQRASWITPVPGGVGPMTVATLMQNTLEAAEAADKVG; via the coding sequence ATGACGTCCACACCCCATTCGGCGCATCCGGCCCGCATCCTCGACGGCAAGCGCATCGCCGAGGATCTGCTCGACAATCTCAAGGCCCAGGTCGATGCGCGCATCGCCGCGGGCCAGTCGCGGCCGGGTCTGGCGGTGGTGCTGGTCGGCAACGACCCGGCCTCCAGCGTCTACGTGCGCAACAAGCGCCGTGCCGCGCAGAAGGTCGGGATCCGTGCGATCGACTACGACCTGCCGGCCGATACCAGCGACGAGCAGCTGCTGGCCCTGATCGACCGGCTGAACGCCGATCCCGAGGTCCACGGCATCCTGGTGCAACTGCCGCTGCCGGACCGCCGCGACGCCACCGCGCTGATCCACCGCATCGACCCGCGCAAGGACGTCGACGGCTTCCACCCGGAAAACGTCGGCCACCTGGTCCTGCGCCAGTTCGGCCTGCGCCCGTGCACGCCGCGCGGCATCACCACCTTGCTCGGCTATACCGACCGCCCGGTGCGCGGGCAGAGCGCGACCATCGTCGGGGTCAGCAATCATGTCGGCCGGCCGATGGCGCTGGAGCTGATGATCGCCGGCTGCACCGTCACCAGCTGCCACAAATTCACCCCGCCCGAGGTCCTGGAGGCCTCGGTGCGCGGCGCCGACATCCTGGTGGTCGCGGTCGGCCGTCCGCAGCTGATCCCGGGCGAGTGGGTCAAGCCGGGCGCGGTGGTCATCGACGTCGGCATCAACCGGCTCGACGACGGCCGCCTGGTGGGCGACGTCGGCTTCGACGCCGCCGCCCAGCGCGCCAGCTGGATCACCCCGGTGCCGGGCGGGGTCGGGCCGATGACGGTCGCGACCCTGATGCAGAACACCCTGGAAGCGGCCGAGGCCGCGGACAAAGTCGGCTGA
- a CDS encoding TetR/AcrR family transcriptional regulator: MEIPVAKPEPLAEASDSCKQAPRPRGRPRVFDREQALETAMRLFWCRGYEATSLSELTAAMGIAAPSLYAAFGSKEQLFRAALARYIDGYRCNGGRVLTDESMSTRQAFEAFFEAIAQSFVESEQRSGCMLIAAEAGGLPAELREELARYRSALENQFLLRIERGMRVGDLPADTDAAALAKFLTALTQGLSIQARDGATTEQLAQVVRIAMRAWPSA; this comes from the coding sequence ATGGAAATACCCGTTGCGAAACCCGAGCCCCTCGCCGAGGCCTCGGACAGCTGCAAGCAGGCGCCCCGCCCACGCGGCCGGCCGCGGGTGTTCGACCGCGAGCAGGCGCTGGAAACCGCGATGCGCTTGTTCTGGTGCCGGGGCTACGAGGCGACGTCGCTGAGCGAGCTCACCGCCGCGATGGGCATCGCCGCCCCGAGCCTGTACGCCGCGTTCGGCAGCAAGGAGCAATTGTTCCGCGCCGCCCTCGCCCGCTACATCGACGGCTACCGCTGCAATGGCGGACGCGTGCTCACCGACGAAAGCATGAGCACGCGCCAGGCCTTCGAGGCCTTCTTCGAGGCGATCGCGCAGAGTTTCGTCGAGTCCGAACAGCGCTCCGGCTGCATGCTGATCGCGGCCGAGGCCGGCGGCCTGCCTGCCGAGCTGCGCGAAGAACTCGCGCGCTATCGCAGCGCGCTCGAGAACCAATTCCTGCTGCGCATCGAGCGCGGTATGCGCGTGGGCGACCTGCCGGCCGATACCGATGCGGCAGCGTTGGCCAAGTTCCTCACTGCCCTGACCCAGGGCCTGTCGATCCAGGCACGCGATGGTGCGACGACGGAGCAGTTGGCCCAGGTCGTGCGCATCGCGATGCGCGCCTGGCCGTCAGCCTGA